GTTGAACATCATTGAATGGGCCGGTCAGTCCGGCCCATATGAGGTGGGTTATGGCGCTATATCAGGCTGTTCTTCTTCGCTAATCTTCAGCCACCAGTCCGGAACGCCTTCCCAGTACTCCTGCTCTTTTTCCAGATCGAGCAGCACCAGCGCATTTTGACTGAACCAGTCATGGGGGAAAACCAGCGTCCAGTGGTTAGCTTCGGTCTTCAGCGTTAAGGTCGGCGGCGTTGTCGTCGCCTGACGCTGATTATTCAGCAGCACGCCGAGGCGCAGGAGCTGGATCAGCGGCAGAAACTGCTTTTTCTTAAACAGCGTAAAACGCGGCAAATCATCCAGCTTGATCGCTTTACGGTGATAGCGGACCAGCGTTGCCATCAGCATTTGCTGTTCCTGATTAAAGCCCGGCAGGTCGCTGTTTTGCAGGATATAAGCCGAGTGACGATGCATGCCGCTATGGTTAATGTTTAAGCCGACTTCGTGCAGCATGGTTGCCCACTTCAGTAGCGCCGCGAGATGTGGGTTGACAAGCTTAGGGTTCTGCTCCTGCCACTGGTCAAACATATGCGTGGTTGTCTCCAGCACCCGACGCGCCTGTTCGCGGTCGATATTGTACTGGTTAGCCAGGCTTTGCGCGGTGCGGCTACGAATATCCTGATGGCGGAAACGTCCCTCCATTTCGTACAGAACGCCTTCGCGCAGCGCACCGTCGGACAGGCGCAGTTCCTTAATCGCCAGCGCATCGAACACGCCGCAGAGAATAGCCAGGCCTGGCGCGAAAACGGCTTTTCGGTCTTCAGAAAGCCCCGGCAGGCTAAGAGAGTCGAAATTTTTATATTTCAGCAGCTCTTCGACCAGCATTTCGAGACGTTCAGGGGTAATAAAGCCATCTTTCTCGCCCATAGCGACCAGCACTTCATGAGCAGCTTTAATGGTGCCGGAGGCACCGAGGGCGACGTTCCAGCCCTGAATGCGGAACTGCCAGGCCAGCGTTTCCAGTTTCTGTACCGCCGACAGGCGCGCGCGCTGGAAATTCTCTTTGCTGATAATACCGCCAGGGAAATAGACCTGGGAAAAGCTCACACAGCCCATGCGACGGCTTTCCACCAGGCGAGGTTCGAAATCCTCGCCAATAACCAGCTCGGTAGAGCCGCCGCCGATATCGATAACCAGTTTACGGCCTCGCTCTGGTTGCGTGTGCTCAACACCCATAAAAATCAGGCGCGCTTCTTCGTTGCCTGGGATTATCTCTATCGGATAGGGGATAACCTTTTCTGCGCGCTTGAGGAACTCAGCTGCGTTTACTGCCTGGCGTAACGTGTGCGTCCCGACGATGCAGACGCTGGAGGGGGAAAAACCCTGCAGGCGTTCAGCAAATAGCGACAGGCAGTTCAGCCCACGCGTAATGGCCTCTTCGCTCAGCACAGAGTTTTCATCCAGACCATCGGCCAGATGCACCCGCTGTTTAAGGCGACCGATGATCTGCATTGCCCCGTCAACGACGCGGGCGATCACCATATGAAAACTGTTCGAACCAAGGTCGACCGCAGCAAACTCCTGTGGCCGAGGGGTTTTTTCGTTTATTGGCATAGGTTAGTCGGGCTGTTCGAGTGATTTGAGATAGTCGTAAATCGCCGTTTGCGCGCGTACTTTACGGCGATTGCCGCGCGGCACGTAGCGATTACTCAGTTCTTTATCAAGATAGCGTGCTTTGACCGTATC
This Klebsiella sp. RHBSTW-00484 DNA region includes the following protein-coding sequences:
- the ppx gene encoding exopolyphosphatase, translated to MPINEKTPRPQEFAAVDLGSNSFHMVIARVVDGAMQIIGRLKQRVHLADGLDENSVLSEEAITRGLNCLSLFAERLQGFSPSSVCIVGTHTLRQAVNAAEFLKRAEKVIPYPIEIIPGNEEARLIFMGVEHTQPERGRKLVIDIGGGSTELVIGEDFEPRLVESRRMGCVSFSQVYFPGGIISKENFQRARLSAVQKLETLAWQFRIQGWNVALGASGTIKAAHEVLVAMGEKDGFITPERLEMLVEELLKYKNFDSLSLPGLSEDRKAVFAPGLAILCGVFDALAIKELRLSDGALREGVLYEMEGRFRHQDIRSRTAQSLANQYNIDREQARRVLETTTHMFDQWQEQNPKLVNPHLAALLKWATMLHEVGLNINHSGMHRHSAYILQNSDLPGFNQEQQMLMATLVRYHRKAIKLDDLPRFTLFKKKQFLPLIQLLRLGVLLNNQRQATTTPPTLTLKTEANHWTLVFPHDWFSQNALVLLDLEKEQEYWEGVPDWWLKISEEEQPDIAP